The Triplophysa rosa linkage group LG15, Trosa_1v2, whole genome shotgun sequence genome has a segment encoding these proteins:
- the rnaseh1 gene encoding ribonuclease H1 isoform X2, with amino-acid sequence MFRLPRFFNVVRRTLCTSAEDMGKKGTFFYAVRKGFRPGVYNTWDECKQQVDKFPSAVFKKFATEEDALAFVRSQAKAPFTGRSEGCDPEVLPPRNIPSSSKVVLLGSKRTHEDFEDEGESSVKRVKLIEPPKPTASAVSSDGFTYMGDAVVVYTDGCCSANGKIGARAGIGVYWGRDHPLNVAERLPGRQTNQRAELQAACKALEQAIEMNFKRVVLYTDSKFTINGITSWVKNWKMNGWKLKGGGIVINKEDFEKLDKLNAELEVVWMHIRGHAGFTGNEEADRLSREGAAKPP; translated from the exons ATGTTCAGGTTGCCCAGGTTTTTCAATGTTGTACGCAGGACACTCTGTACGAGCGCAGAAGACATGGGCAAGAAAGGGACTTTCTTCTACGCTGTGAGAAAGGGATTCAGACCAGGAGTGTACAACACTTG GGATGAATGTAAACAACAGGTGGATAAGTTTCCCTCTGCCGTTTTTAAGAAGTTTGCCACTGAAGAGGATGCTTTGGCATTTGTGAGAAGTCAGGCAAAGGCGCCATTCACTGGAAGATCAGAGG gGTGTGACCCCGAGGTCCTGCCTCCTAGAAATATTCCTAGTTCCTCAAAAGTTGTtctgcttggaagtaaaaggacACATGAGGACTTTGAGGATGAGGGAGAATCCAGTGTTAAACGAGTGAAACTCATTGAGCCCCCAAAGCCAACGGCATCTGCAGTCAGTAGTGATGGTTTCACTTATATGG GCGATGCAGTTGTGGTATACACTGATGGCTGTTGTTCAGCCAATGGGAAAATAGGAGCTCGTGCTGGAATTGGTGTATACTGGGGTCGTGATCATCCTCT AAATGTGGCTGAGAGGCTTCCAGGGAGACAGACCAACCAAAGAGCAGAATTACAG GCAGCTTGCAAAGCACTCGAGCAAGCCATAGAAATGAATTTTAAAAGAGTTGTGTTGTACACGGACAGCAAGTTCACCATTAACG gcATCACAAGTTGGGTCAAGAACTGGAAGATGAATGGCTGGAAACTTAAAGGAGGGGGGATCGTAATCAATAAAGAAGACTTCGAAAAGCTGGACAAACTAAATGCAGAACTTGAAGTTGTATGG ATGCACATACGAGGTCATGCTGGATTTACAGGCAATGAAGAGGCTGACAGATTGTCCAGAGAGGGAGCAGCAAAGCCCCCAT AG
- the rnaseh1 gene encoding ribonuclease H1 isoform X1, whose amino-acid sequence MFRLPRFFNVVRRTLCTSAEDMGKKGTFFYAVRKGFRPGVYNTWDECKQQVDKFPSAVFKKFATEEDALAFVRSQAKAPFTGRSEGCDPEVLPPRNIPSSSKVVLLGSKRTHEDFEDEGESSVKRVKLIEPPKPTASAVSSDGFTYMGDAVVVYTDGCCSANGKIGARAGIGVYWGRDHPLNVAERLPGRQTNQRAELQAACKALEQAIEMNFKRVVLYTDSKFTINGITSWVKNWKMNGWKLKGGGIVINKEDFEKLDKLNAELEVVWMHIRGHAGFTGNEEADRLSREGAAKPPC is encoded by the exons ATGTTCAGGTTGCCCAGGTTTTTCAATGTTGTACGCAGGACACTCTGTACGAGCGCAGAAGACATGGGCAAGAAAGGGACTTTCTTCTACGCTGTGAGAAAGGGATTCAGACCAGGAGTGTACAACACTTG GGATGAATGTAAACAACAGGTGGATAAGTTTCCCTCTGCCGTTTTTAAGAAGTTTGCCACTGAAGAGGATGCTTTGGCATTTGTGAGAAGTCAGGCAAAGGCGCCATTCACTGGAAGATCAGAGG gGTGTGACCCCGAGGTCCTGCCTCCTAGAAATATTCCTAGTTCCTCAAAAGTTGTtctgcttggaagtaaaaggacACATGAGGACTTTGAGGATGAGGGAGAATCCAGTGTTAAACGAGTGAAACTCATTGAGCCCCCAAAGCCAACGGCATCTGCAGTCAGTAGTGATGGTTTCACTTATATGG GCGATGCAGTTGTGGTATACACTGATGGCTGTTGTTCAGCCAATGGGAAAATAGGAGCTCGTGCTGGAATTGGTGTATACTGGGGTCGTGATCATCCTCT AAATGTGGCTGAGAGGCTTCCAGGGAGACAGACCAACCAAAGAGCAGAATTACAG GCAGCTTGCAAAGCACTCGAGCAAGCCATAGAAATGAATTTTAAAAGAGTTGTGTTGTACACGGACAGCAAGTTCACCATTAACG gcATCACAAGTTGGGTCAAGAACTGGAAGATGAATGGCTGGAAACTTAAAGGAGGGGGGATCGTAATCAATAAAGAAGACTTCGAAAAGCTGGACAAACTAAATGCAGAACTTGAAGTTGTATGG ATGCACATACGAGGTCATGCTGGATTTACAGGCAATGAAGAGGCTGACAGATTGTCCAGAGAGGGAGCAGCAAAGCCCCCATGTTAG
- the rnaseh1 gene encoding ribonuclease H1 isoform X3, with protein MGKKGTFFYAVRKGFRPGVYNTWDECKQQVDKFPSAVFKKFATEEDALAFVRSQAKAPFTGRSEGCDPEVLPPRNIPSSSKVVLLGSKRTHEDFEDEGESSVKRVKLIEPPKPTASAVSSDGFTYMGDAVVVYTDGCCSANGKIGARAGIGVYWGRDHPLNVAERLPGRQTNQRAELQAACKALEQAIEMNFKRVVLYTDSKFTINGITSWVKNWKMNGWKLKGGGIVINKEDFEKLDKLNAELEVVWMHIRGHAGFTGNEEADRLSREGAAKPPC; from the exons ATGGGCAAGAAAGGGACTTTCTTCTACGCTGTGAGAAAGGGATTCAGACCAGGAGTGTACAACACTTG GGATGAATGTAAACAACAGGTGGATAAGTTTCCCTCTGCCGTTTTTAAGAAGTTTGCCACTGAAGAGGATGCTTTGGCATTTGTGAGAAGTCAGGCAAAGGCGCCATTCACTGGAAGATCAGAGG gGTGTGACCCCGAGGTCCTGCCTCCTAGAAATATTCCTAGTTCCTCAAAAGTTGTtctgcttggaagtaaaaggacACATGAGGACTTTGAGGATGAGGGAGAATCCAGTGTTAAACGAGTGAAACTCATTGAGCCCCCAAAGCCAACGGCATCTGCAGTCAGTAGTGATGGTTTCACTTATATGG GCGATGCAGTTGTGGTATACACTGATGGCTGTTGTTCAGCCAATGGGAAAATAGGAGCTCGTGCTGGAATTGGTGTATACTGGGGTCGTGATCATCCTCT AAATGTGGCTGAGAGGCTTCCAGGGAGACAGACCAACCAAAGAGCAGAATTACAG GCAGCTTGCAAAGCACTCGAGCAAGCCATAGAAATGAATTTTAAAAGAGTTGTGTTGTACACGGACAGCAAGTTCACCATTAACG gcATCACAAGTTGGGTCAAGAACTGGAAGATGAATGGCTGGAAACTTAAAGGAGGGGGGATCGTAATCAATAAAGAAGACTTCGAAAAGCTGGACAAACTAAATGCAGAACTTGAAGTTGTATGG ATGCACATACGAGGTCATGCTGGATTTACAGGCAATGAAGAGGCTGACAGATTGTCCAGAGAGGGAGCAGCAAAGCCCCCATGTTAG
- the rnaseh1 gene encoding ribonuclease H1 isoform X4 yields the protein MFRLPRFFNVVRRTLCTSAEDMGKKGTFFYAVRKGFRPGVYNTWDECKQQVDKFPSAVFKKFATEEDALAFVRSQAKAPFTGRSEGCDPEVLPPRNIPSSSKVVLLGSKRTHEDFEDEGESSVKRVKLIEPPKPTASAVSSDGFTYMGDAVVVYTDGCCSANGKIGARAGIGVYWGRDHPLNVAERLPGRQTNQRAELQAACKALEQAIEMNFKRVVLYTDSKFTINGC from the exons ATGTTCAGGTTGCCCAGGTTTTTCAATGTTGTACGCAGGACACTCTGTACGAGCGCAGAAGACATGGGCAAGAAAGGGACTTTCTTCTACGCTGTGAGAAAGGGATTCAGACCAGGAGTGTACAACACTTG GGATGAATGTAAACAACAGGTGGATAAGTTTCCCTCTGCCGTTTTTAAGAAGTTTGCCACTGAAGAGGATGCTTTGGCATTTGTGAGAAGTCAGGCAAAGGCGCCATTCACTGGAAGATCAGAGG gGTGTGACCCCGAGGTCCTGCCTCCTAGAAATATTCCTAGTTCCTCAAAAGTTGTtctgcttggaagtaaaaggacACATGAGGACTTTGAGGATGAGGGAGAATCCAGTGTTAAACGAGTGAAACTCATTGAGCCCCCAAAGCCAACGGCATCTGCAGTCAGTAGTGATGGTTTCACTTATATGG GCGATGCAGTTGTGGTATACACTGATGGCTGTTGTTCAGCCAATGGGAAAATAGGAGCTCGTGCTGGAATTGGTGTATACTGGGGTCGTGATCATCCTCT AAATGTGGCTGAGAGGCTTCCAGGGAGACAGACCAACCAAAGAGCAGAATTACAG GCAGCTTGCAAAGCACTCGAGCAAGCCATAGAAATGAATTTTAAAAGAGTTGTGTTGTACACGGACAGCAAGTTCACCATTAACG GGTGTTaa